The nucleotide sequence TTTTTTCCTTTATTTTTTTAATTTTATAATTTTTAATATTAAAATTAGACAGAATATATGATAAATCTATATTTTTATACATAATATTATTTTCCTTAAAATCAAATATATAAATAAAGATATTTTAAAAATTATTATATTATACATTATTTTTTAAAAATATATTAAAGTTAGAAGGAAAATATATTTAAATGGAGAATATTAATATATGAGATAATGCTAAATATTAATTTTTATTACTTTTTGTAGAAAAATGGAAAAAAAATTTTTGTATTTTTTGATTAAACTTGTTAATTGGGAATAATAATGTTAAAAGATGGAAAAATTAATAAATGTATAATTTACACCTTTTGATATGTTTATATAAGGTGATTATTAATGAGAATTTCTGATGATATTATAAAAGAGATAGAAAATAAAAATGATATTGTAGATGTACTAAGTGAATATATAAATTTTAAAAAAAGCGGAGATAATTACTTTGCTTTATGTCCATTTCATAGCGAAAAGAGTGGATCGTTTGTTGCATCTAAAAGTAAGCAGATTTTCAAATGTTTTGGCTGCGGTGAAAGTGGAAATGTTATTTCTTTTATTATGAAATATAAAGGATTAGATTTCCTACAAGCAATGAATTTTTTAGCACAGCGTGTTGGTATTTTATTAGATACGCATCATTCGCAAAAAGATCTACATAAATATTATAGAATACTTAATGATACTGCAAGATATTTTTATTTAAATCTAAAAAAAAATAATAATGTTAAGCAATATTTAATAAATAGAGGATTATCTGAGGCTACTATTATTAAATTTGGATTAGGCTATTCTTTAAATAGTTTTAAAGCATTAAATATTTATTTACTAAACAAAGGATATGAACCAAATGATTTATTAGAGTTAGGTTTGATTAATAAAAAAAATGAAAATATATATGATCGTTTTATAAATAGGGTCATGTTTCCAATATTTAATGTTAATGGAAATGTTATAGGATTTGGAGGTAGAACTTTAGAGAATAGAACACCTAAGTATTTAAATTCTAAAGAAAGTTGTATATTTAAAAAGAGGAATAATCTATATGGTTTAAATTTCTTAGTTAAGGAAAATATGTCTTATGATTCTATCATTATTGTTGAAGGTTATTTAGATTGTATATCTTTATATAATAGTGGGATAAAAAATGTAGTTGCATCTTTGGGTACATCCTTGACAATAGATCAAATTAAACTTTTAAGTAAGTATACTAGAAGGATATATTTATGCTTTGATACTGATGAGGCTGGGAAAAAGGCAACAATTAGGGCTTTTGATATATTTAAAGAGTTTATTAATGACGATGTGCTTGAAGTTTATGTTGTAGAATTATACGGATCTAAAGATCCGGATGAGTTTTTAAAGAACAATTCAGTAGATAAATTTTTTAAATGTATTAATAACAGTAATACATTAGTAGAATATATATTATTATATTATATGAAAAATTTGGATTTATCTAAAAATGTATACAAAAAAAAATATTTAAATACTGTGAAGAATATAATAGTACAACTAAATATTGTTGATAAGGAACATTATATAAAGATTATATCAAAGAATTTGATGATTAGAGAAGAATTAATTGTAGACTATTTAAATGATAATTCTAAGAATGTAAAACTAATAAATAATGAAATTGAAAAAAATTTTATTGAAAGTGCGATTGCTAAATCTGAAAGGCAATTATTAAATTTGATGTTAAATAAAGAATATTTAACATATATCTTAAATAATAATGTGGATGAGAACTTATTTTGTATTAAGGAACATAGGGAAGCATTTAAACTAATATCTAATTTTGATGGCGATGAATTGAATATAGTAGATTATTTAAAAAATAAGTTAAATACTTATGAGGGTATTAAATTAATAACATATTTTAAAGAAAACATAGGAAATTACGATAAAAACAATGTTATTAAACAAATTAGTGATTTTATAAAAGTTTTAAAAAATAATGTAGTAAGTGATT is from Candidatus Arthromitus sp. SFB-rat-Yit and encodes:
- the dnaG gene encoding DNA primase; its protein translation is MRISDDIIKEIENKNDIVDVLSEYINFKKSGDNYFALCPFHSEKSGSFVASKSKQIFKCFGCGESGNVISFIMKYKGLDFLQAMNFLAQRVGILLDTHHSQKDLHKYYRILNDTARYFYLNLKKNNNVKQYLINRGLSEATIIKFGLGYSLNSFKALNIYLLNKGYEPNDLLELGLINKKNENIYDRFINRVMFPIFNVNGNVIGFGGRTLENRTPKYLNSKESCIFKKRNNLYGLNFLVKENMSYDSIIIVEGYLDCISLYNSGIKNVVASLGTSLTIDQIKLLSKYTRRIYLCFDTDEAGKKATIRAFDIFKEFINDDVLEVYVVELYGSKDPDEFLKNNSVDKFFKCINNSNTLVEYILLYYMKNLDLSKNVYKKKYLNTVKNIIVQLNIVDKEHYIKIISKNLMIREELIVDYLNDNSKNVKLINNEIEKNFIESAIAKSERQLLNLMLNKEYLTYILNNNVDENLFCIKEHREAFKLISNFDGDELNIVDYLKNKLNTYEGIKLITYFKENIGNYDKNNVIKQISDFIKVLKNNVVSDFKKKIAYLIKENEYAHDEDKFIEYLSVFNTVSKLERDGNLSDIMDFISNFKV